A window of the Mus pahari chromosome 1, PAHARI_EIJ_v1.1, whole genome shotgun sequence genome harbors these coding sequences:
- the Haus5 gene encoding HAUS augmin-like complex subunit 5, whose product MELTPEERELNRWAAEEMEVPLAARPRESTLRRLCLGQGADIWAYIVQHVRSQRNIRTVQGNLLWYGYQDNPKIHRKLELEATAARLRAENQELDRSLELMDQESEAQDVAMTQTLQSLKDTQHRALLLQAQAGAVRRQHRGLQDPMQRLQNQLKRLQDMKRKAQVDVTFGPVVPAAPALEPEVLGDVRAACTLRTQFLQNLLTPQARGGSILSPCNDHVGTSYQQWLTSVETLLTNHPAGHVLAALEYLAAERESEIRSLCCGDGLKEEELSRPQAPDSSNSSQVLPSTVHLIQEGWQAVGVLVTQRSALLSERQVLTGRLQGLVEEVERCLLGSSERKVLLLGLRHSGLWAELKALHAQSQELESAVGQRHLLLRELQAKRQQILQWRQLVEERQEQIRLLIKGNSASKTRLSRGPEEVLALIEQKLVPTSEAVAPQSQELLRCLKEEAKHLPNVLLGPLLPYHVKGPKPLSRVLPSIYQLHPTTPRGSSLILLSHTLGLPVGKASELLLPKAASLRQDLLFLQDQWGLRGGNLCVKTSLPLGPSTQELLQIQVSQEKEQNENVGQTLRKLSNLLKQALEQIPELQGIVEDWWEQPSQAALSKELCQGLSLPQW is encoded by the exons ATGGAACTAACGCCGGAAGAGCGGGAACTGAATCGCTGGGCTGCCGAAGAGATGGAGGTGCCCCTAGCGGCTCGCCCCCGGGAGTCGACGCTGCGTAG GCTGTGTCTGGGTCAGGGCGCTGACATCTGGGCCTACATTGTGCAGCATGTGCGTAGTCAGAG GAATATCAGGACGGTCCAGGGAAACCTCCTCTG GTATGGCTATCAGGACAATCCAAAG ATCCATCGGAAGTTGGAGCTGGAAGCCACTGCAGCCCGCCTTCGGGCAGAGAACCAAGAGCTAGACCGGAGCCTGGAGCTGATGGATCAAGAGTCTGAAGCTCAGG ATGTAGCCATGACACAGACACTGCAGAGCCTGAAAGACACCCAGCACCGAGCTCTTCTCCTCCAGGCCCAAGCTGGGGCTGTACGAAGACAGCACCGTGGGTTGCAAGACCCCATGCAGCGGCTGCAGAATCAGCTCAAACGTCTGCAAGACATGAAAAG GAAAGCCCAAGTGGATGTGACCTTTGGACCTGTGGTGCCAGCAGCCCCAGCCCTAGAGCCTGAGGTGTTG GGTGATGTCCGGGCAGCCTGCACCCTCCGAACTCAATTCCTGCAGAACCTTCTGACTCCCCAGGCCAGGGGAGGCAGCATCCT AAGCCCTTGTAATGACCACGTCGGAACATCCTATCAGCAGTGGCTGACGTCAGTTGAG ACACTGCTGACAAACCACCCTGCAGGCCACGTCCTGGCTGCCTTGGAGTACCTGGCTGCAGAGCGGGAGTCAGAGATCCGGTCCCTATGTTGTGGGGATGGGCTCAAAGAAGAGGAGCTGTCCAG GCCTCAGGCACCAGACTCTTCAAACTCCAGCCAGGTTCTGCCGTCCACTGTTCATCTCATCCAG GAGGGCTGGCAGGCTGTAGGTGTGTTGGTTACCCAGAGGAGTGCGCTCTTGAGTGAGAGACAAGTCCTGACTGGCCGCCTCCAGGGTCTagtggaggaggtggagagatgttTGCTGGGATCCAGTGAGAG gaaaGTCCTGCTGCTGGGCCTTAGGCACAGTGGCCTATGGGCAGAGCTCAAGGCTCTTCATGCCCAGAGCCAGGAACTGGAGAGTGCAGTTGGACAGCGGCATCTTCTGCTGCGGGAGCTGCAGGCCAAGAGGCAGCAGATCCTACAGTGGCGTCAGCTGGTG gaggagaggcaggaacagATCCGTCTGCTCATCAAGGGAAACTCAGCCAGCAAAACTCGCCTGAGCCGGGGTCCAGAGGAG GTGCTGGCCCTCATTGAGCAGAAGCTTGTTCCCACCTCTGAAGCTGTGGCACCACAGAGCCAAGAACTACTGCGATGCTTGAAGGAAGAAGCCAAACACCTGCCGAATGTTCTCCTGGGCCCCCTGCTGCCATACCATGTCAAAGG GCCGAAGCCGTTATCCAGGGTTCTACCATCCATCTATCAGCTGCACCCTACTACCCCAAGGGGCTCCAGCCTCATCTTGCTGAGTCACACACTGGGACTGCCTGTGGGGAAA gcATCCGAACTACTGCTTCCAAAGGCTGCCTCTCTCCGACAAGATCTTCTGTTTCTCCAAGACCAGTGGGGTCTCCGAGGAGGAAACCTCTGTGTGAAGACCAGTCTGCCTCTGGGACCATCCACCCAGG AGCTGCTGCAGATCCAGGTGTCCCAGGAAAAGGAGCAGAATGAGAACGTGGGGCAGACCCTGAGGAAACTGTCAAATCTGCTGAAACAGGCACTGGAGCAAATCCCTGAGCTACAGGGGATCGTTGAGGACTG GTGGGAGCAGCCCAGCCAAGCTGCCCTCTCCAAGGAGCTCTGTCAGGGCCTGTCTCTGCCCCAGTGGTAG
- the LOC110338620 gene encoding transmembrane protein PMIS2-like produces the protein MDSDEEAAPGRKPLDRPQTPDELKFYARNHAMLAVVALILFLPFGALALYFSHQTNEANKCSAWEDAYRNSSRTMWFNVLAILIFLGLIYVVVLVL, from the exons ATGGATTCAGACGAAGAAGCAGCCCCAGGTAGGAAGCCACTAGACCGTCCACAGACTCCAGATGAACTGAAATTTTACGCTCGGAATCACGCCATGCTGGCGGTCGTGGCGCTGATTCTTTTCCTACCCTTTGGGGCGTTAGCCCTATACTTCAGCCACCAG ACCAATGAAGCCAATAAGTGCAGCGCCTGGGAAGATGCCTACCGGAACTCATCTCGAACTATGTGGTTTAATGTGTTGGCCATACTAATCTTTCTAGGCCTCATTTATGTAGTTGTCCTAGTCCTGTGA